One window of Atribacter laminatus genomic DNA carries:
- a CDS encoding IS4 family transposase, whose amino-acid sequence MLTLGLTDGATFIPFAFSLLSSHRKENQLCPMDASVDGRSKRAHLRKESQEKTPEVFFNLLDGALKHCPLVSTILFDSWFSFPALIRKCALRGLSVVCMLKNTPKIYYSFGGKVLSLSSLFTRIQKRPHGNIIGSGVVNLNLTGKPLLARIVFVRSEKQKSQWLALLSTDLSLSEDEIVTLYGKRWDIEVFFKMVKSVLKLTREFQVRSYDALVSHTSIVFIRYIMLAVIARRNTDPRTFGELFYACYDEIQDITLMEALTLLLELLKTTIKQILVLSEEKVKELLIYFVNSLPAWLREKVLLLNCES is encoded by the coding sequence ATGCTCACTTTAGGACTCACCGATGGTGCTACCTTCATTCCCTTTGCTTTTTCATTGTTAAGTTCTCACCGCAAAGAAAACCAGCTCTGTCCCATGGATGCCTCCGTTGATGGGCGGAGCAAAAGAGCTCACCTTCGGAAAGAATCCCAAGAAAAAACTCCAGAAGTCTTCTTCAACCTACTGGATGGAGCCTTAAAACACTGTCCTTTGGTCTCAACTATTCTTTTTGATAGTTGGTTCAGTTTTCCAGCCCTCATCCGCAAATGTGCTCTTCGCGGATTATCAGTGGTGTGCATGCTCAAAAACACCCCAAAAATTTACTATTCTTTTGGTGGAAAAGTTCTTTCTCTTTCCTCTCTTTTCACCAGAATTCAGAAAAGACCACACGGCAATATCATTGGATCGGGTGTCGTGAATCTCAATCTCACTGGGAAACCACTTTTAGCTCGGATTGTCTTTGTCCGAAGTGAAAAACAAAAATCTCAATGGTTGGCACTGCTTTCAACTGATCTGTCTCTTTCTGAAGACGAGATCGTCACCCTCTATGGGAAACGCTGGGATATCGAGGTTTTCTTCAAGATGGTGAAATCGGTCTTGAAACTCACTCGGGAATTTCAGGTTCGATCCTATGATGCTCTGGTATCCCATACCAGTATCGTCTTTATCCGCTATATCATGCTCGCGGTTATTGCCCGGAGAAACACCGATCCCCGAACCTTTGGCGAGCTTTTCTATGCCTGCTATGATGAAATTCAGGATATCACTCTTATGGAAGCACTCACTCTTCTTCTTGAGCTCCTGAAGACGACCATCAAACAGATTCTTGTCCTTTCAGAAGAAAAAGTCAAAGAGCTACTCATCTATTTTGTAAATAGTCTTCCAGCATGGTTGAGAGAAAAAGTGCTATTATTGAACTGCGAAAGTTGA
- a CDS encoding transposase, with protein sequence MKTPLLSGRIDLRKKTNHHKERGVFMTILPENLKNERTLLPMFSSFMKEFKVNQLFRKCHMNKKKGFPVKDVFQMIFLLVFTQKNVAGLLQSRHPLFQGKKDTLYRFLHKTSGSWRKLLFLLSTKVVSEALLPFTSLKRYTWVVDDSPYERPRSLKVEGLSRFYDHTQGRF encoded by the coding sequence ATGAAAACACCCCTCCTTTCTGGTAGAATTGACTTAAGGAAAAAAACCAATCACCACAAAGAGAGAGGTGTCTTCATGACTATCCTACCAGAAAATTTGAAAAATGAAAGGACCTTGTTACCCATGTTTTCCTCCTTTATGAAGGAGTTTAAAGTGAACCAACTGTTTCGAAAATGCCATATGAACAAAAAGAAAGGGTTCCCAGTCAAAGACGTCTTTCAGATGATCTTTCTCCTAGTCTTTACTCAGAAAAACGTTGCTGGTCTTCTCCAATCTCGACATCCCCTTTTCCAAGGAAAGAAAGACACTCTTTACCGTTTCCTCCACAAGACCAGTGGGAGCTGGCGAAAATTGCTCTTTCTTTTGAGTACCAAAGTAGTCTCTGAAGCGCTCCTTCCTTTTACCAGTTTGAAACGCTACACCTGGGTGGTGGATGATTCCCCCTATGAACGACCTCGGAGCTTGAAAGTTGAAGGGCTCTCTCGATTCTATGATCACACCCAAGGACGATTTTAG
- a CDS encoding FAD-dependent oxidoreductase — MKTQVEPYGSYDVIVCGGGPAGIAAAYSAALLGVKVVLLEQYGFLGGMATSGLPILTFHNMKGEQIIGGFAQLFVDYLKKLGGTPGHVPLQHGHMKTITPIDPEKVKIAAQELLLEQKVEILHRCLAIDPVLKNNQVKGVFFESKGGRFYLEGKIIIDCTGDADIIAKAGMEFELGDDSGNCQPMTMIFKINGIDSQKAFQLTDEEIVVNPHYDPNSNFAPIFHITTQFKPWRQIIEKEGLFDGIADHRAWLMCLYQGEMFINTIKIIADSLDPAALSWAEISARREAHQIFQFLRQHVPGFENAHLSFTPVKIGIRESRRIIGDYSLNKEDILLGKKYQDTIAWCGYPIDVHKQDRIDSYFQYVEDQGEYGIPYRCLLPQELENILVAGRSISATHEAMASFRVMAPCMAIGQAAGVASALTIQEECSSLRKVPVDVLQRTLKDQGAIL; from the coding sequence ATGAAAACCCAAGTTGAACCTTATGGATCTTATGATGTTATTGTTTGTGGTGGTGGTCCTGCAGGTATTGCTGCTGCATACTCTGCTGCGCTCTTAGGGGTAAAAGTTGTTCTTTTGGAGCAGTATGGATTTTTAGGAGGAATGGCAACTTCTGGCCTACCGATATTGACTTTCCATAATATGAAGGGTGAACAAATCATTGGTGGATTTGCCCAGTTGTTCGTCGATTATCTAAAAAAACTGGGAGGTACACCAGGGCATGTTCCACTCCAACATGGACATATGAAAACCATTACCCCTATTGATCCGGAAAAAGTGAAAATTGCCGCCCAGGAACTTCTTTTGGAGCAAAAGGTTGAGATTCTTCACCGTTGCTTAGCTATTGATCCTGTGTTAAAGAATAATCAGGTCAAAGGAGTTTTTTTTGAGAGTAAGGGTGGTCGTTTTTATTTAGAGGGGAAAATTATTATCGATTGTACTGGAGACGCTGATATTATTGCAAAAGCCGGAATGGAGTTTGAATTGGGAGATGATTCGGGGAACTGTCAACCAATGACGATGATTTTTAAAATAAATGGCATCGACAGTCAAAAAGCTTTTCAATTAACCGACGAGGAGATCGTAGTGAATCCCCATTACGATCCCAATTCTAATTTTGCCCCAATTTTTCATATCACAACTCAATTTAAACCTTGGCGACAAATAATTGAAAAAGAAGGCCTCTTCGATGGAATTGCTGACCATCGTGCCTGGTTGATGTGCCTCTATCAAGGAGAAATGTTTATCAACACCATAAAAATCATCGCCGATTCACTTGACCCCGCTGCTCTCTCCTGGGCAGAGATCTCGGCACGACGTGAAGCTCATCAAATTTTTCAATTCCTACGTCAACATGTTCCTGGATTCGAAAATGCTCATCTCTCTTTCACTCCGGTAAAAATAGGGATCCGAGAATCACGGCGGATTATTGGCGACTATTCTTTAAACAAGGAAGACATTCTTTTGGGCAAAAAATACCAAGACACCATCGCCTGGTGTGGATATCCAATCGATGTTCACAAGCAGGATCGGATCGATTCCTATTTTCAATATGTCGAGGATCAAGGTGAATACGGTATTCCCTACCGTTGTTTGTTACCTCAGGAACTAGAAAATATTCTGGTTGCCGGTCGTTCCATATCAGCAACCCATGAGGCCATGGCATCCTTCCGAGTGATGGCACCCTGTATGGCAATCGGTCAAGCAGCCGGAGTGGCAAGCGCTTTAACTATTCAAGAGGAGTGCTCTTCTCTTCGGAAGGTTCCGGTAGATGTTTTGCAGAGAACTTTAAAAGATCAAGGAGCAATTTTATAA
- a CDS encoding hydantoinase/oxoprolinase N-terminal domain-containing protein has translation MIYSLGIDVGGTNTDAVLINQNNELMSKTKTPSTADVTSGILNAVHQVLESSRVDRNKIRFAMLGTTHCTNAIVERKRLCRVGVIRIAKPATMAVVPMVDWPEDLVSAVGENYYIVQGGHEFDGREITHLDESEILTCVSELKGKVDAIAITSVFSPISSAHELKVAEMIREKLGDIPVSLSHEIGSIGLLERENATILNAALHHVAKTTAQAFIKGLQQEGIQKAAIFFCQNDGTLMSIDYAMNYPILTVACGPTNSIRGASYLSGVDEAIVLDIGGTTSDVGVINKGFPRESSVAEEIGGVRTNFRMPDLISLGLGGGTIVTEHDGKIKVGPESVGYLITEEALVFGGKTLTTTDVAVRAGMASIGDASRVSHLDEGFVRQVLGIIRNMFNEAVDKMKLSSDPMPLILVGGGSILVGDHLEGISEILRPDNYEVANALGAAIAQVSGQVERVFSLSEMSREQALHQAKTIATEEAVKAGADPATVHIVEIEDVPLAYLPGNATRIRAKAAGDLKYQES, from the coding sequence ATGATTTACAGTCTCGGAATCGATGTCGGAGGTACCAATACCGACGCTGTGCTCATCAACCAAAACAATGAATTAATGAGCAAGACAAAAACCCCTTCCACTGCTGATGTAACTTCCGGGATTTTGAATGCGGTCCATCAGGTTCTCGAAAGTTCTCGTGTAGATCGAAATAAAATACGCTTTGCCATGTTGGGAACCACTCACTGTACTAATGCTATTGTTGAAAGAAAGCGACTTTGCCGAGTGGGAGTTATTCGAATTGCCAAACCGGCAACCATGGCTGTTGTTCCCATGGTAGATTGGCCGGAGGACTTGGTTTCAGCGGTTGGAGAAAATTATTACATTGTCCAGGGTGGCCATGAATTCGACGGACGAGAAATTACTCATCTTGATGAAAGTGAGATTCTGACCTGTGTCTCCGAATTAAAAGGGAAAGTTGACGCAATAGCCATTACTTCAGTCTTCTCCCCTATTTCATCAGCCCATGAATTGAAAGTTGCCGAAATGATTCGGGAAAAATTAGGAGACATTCCCGTCTCACTCTCCCATGAAATTGGTTCAATCGGTCTTCTGGAAAGAGAAAATGCCACTATTCTCAACGCTGCCCTCCACCATGTTGCTAAAACGACTGCTCAAGCATTTATCAAAGGGCTTCAACAAGAAGGAATCCAAAAAGCCGCCATTTTTTTCTGTCAAAACGATGGAACACTCATGTCGATAGATTATGCCATGAATTATCCAATTTTAACCGTGGCTTGTGGTCCTACCAATAGCATTCGGGGCGCTTCATATTTAAGTGGTGTTGATGAAGCTATTGTTTTAGATATTGGTGGCACCACCAGTGATGTGGGAGTCATTAACAAAGGTTTCCCGCGCGAGTCATCGGTTGCTGAAGAAATTGGAGGTGTTCGAACCAATTTCCGGATGCCCGATTTAATTTCCCTTGGTTTGGGAGGCGGAACAATTGTAACCGAACATGATGGAAAAATTAAAGTAGGTCCAGAAAGTGTTGGATATCTTATCACTGAGGAGGCTTTGGTGTTTGGAGGAAAGACCCTTACTACCACCGATGTAGCCGTCCGAGCTGGAATGGCATCGATTGGTGATGCATCTCGAGTGAGCCATCTGGATGAAGGATTTGTCCGGCAAGTATTGGGGATCATTCGCAATATGTTCAATGAAGCTGTCGACAAGATGAAACTTTCTTCTGATCCAATGCCGCTTATCTTAGTTGGAGGTGGGAGTATTTTGGTAGGTGATCACCTTGAAGGAATTTCCGAAATCCTCCGACCGGATAATTATGAAGTGGCCAATGCTCTTGGTGCCGCCATTGCTCAGGTTAGCGGTCAGGTTGAGCGAGTATTTTCTTTAAGCGAGATGAGTCGAGAACAGGCACTTCATCAAGCTAAAACCATTGCAACCGAAGAAGCTGTTAAAGCTGGTGCTGACCCTGCCACAGTTCATATCGTCGAAATTGAAGATGTCCCCCTGGCTTATCTTCCCGGGAACGCCACCCGGATTCGAGCCAAAGCAGCCGGAGACTTGAAGTATCAAGAATCATAA
- a CDS encoding DUF917 domain-containing protein: MKFIDLQDVEYIALGAALLGTGGGGDPHLGKLMAIQAIKQNGPVQLFDPDEVPDDAVIVPTAMMGAPTVLIEKLANGEEVLRAFNGIKKYAGKDIYATLPIEAGGVNSMIPISVAARTGIPLLDCDGMGRAFPELQMTSFHLWDVSATPMIIADEKGNTVIMESINNFWTETLARNICVTMGGSVMLSIYQMPGKVLKEACIRNTLSLSAKIGESILTARKKGKNPIKNLLEVTGGFELFKGKVIDVLRRTEGGFVRGEAQIEGIEDYRGKNLKVQFQNENLIAIRDEKIIASVPDLICIVNLDSAIPVTTEAIRYGHRVLVLSIPCDPKWRTPRGIETVGPRYFGYDVDYIPVEKLISEGGNHQ, translated from the coding sequence ATGAAATTTATTGATCTTCAAGATGTTGAATATATCGCTCTCGGGGCCGCTCTTTTGGGAACCGGTGGTGGTGGCGATCCACACCTGGGTAAACTGATGGCCATTCAGGCTATAAAACAAAACGGGCCAGTTCAGCTCTTTGATCCTGACGAAGTTCCCGATGATGCCGTTATTGTTCCGACTGCCATGATGGGTGCACCGACGGTTCTCATTGAGAAACTGGCCAATGGCGAAGAAGTACTCCGAGCTTTTAACGGGATTAAGAAATATGCCGGAAAGGATATTTATGCCACTCTTCCCATTGAAGCTGGTGGAGTCAATTCAATGATTCCGATATCGGTTGCGGCAAGAACTGGAATTCCACTTTTAGATTGCGATGGAATGGGACGAGCTTTTCCTGAATTGCAAATGACTTCCTTCCATCTTTGGGATGTTTCAGCGACCCCCATGATTATTGCTGATGAAAAGGGAAATACCGTAATCATGGAAAGTATTAATAATTTTTGGACAGAGACTTTGGCTCGAAATATCTGTGTAACCATGGGTGGATCGGTCATGCTCAGTATTTATCAAATGCCAGGCAAGGTCCTTAAGGAAGCTTGTATTCGAAATACTCTTTCGCTTTCAGCAAAAATTGGAGAATCGATCCTAACTGCTCGAAAAAAGGGTAAAAATCCCATTAAAAATCTTTTAGAGGTGACCGGAGGTTTTGAGCTTTTCAAGGGAAAAGTGATTGATGTTTTACGTCGTACTGAGGGAGGCTTTGTGCGAGGCGAAGCTCAAATTGAGGGCATCGAAGACTATCGAGGGAAAAACCTCAAAGTCCAATTTCAAAACGAGAACTTAATTGCCATTCGTGACGAAAAAATTATCGCCTCGGTTCCTGATTTAATCTGTATTGTTAATTTGGATAGCGCTATTCCGGTCACTACCGAAGCTATTCGTTATGGTCATCGGGTTTTGGTATTGAGCATTCCCTGCGATCCAAAATGGCGGACACCAAGGGGGATTGAAACTGTGGGGCCCCGCTATTTTGGATATGATGTCGATTATATACCGGTTGAAAAACTCATCAGCGAAGGAGGAAACCATCAATGA
- a CDS encoding cytosine permease — translation MSTKKGEDVFEKYALEAVPKENRQSWPSIALIWIGTMICVPALMMGGALITGLNLLHALLAGIIGYTIVVIYMSFQGMQAADLGRPTVSAAIPSFGFSGSRVLISLILGISTLGWFGVQANVCGAAFSSVLNTWLGVNFPVWLSSLIWGVIMLSTAIIGFNAVKYLNYIAVPALIALSVYGTYSSFVKYGSSILSSYQPPTPFPFVQGIALAVGTFAVGGVIAGDFSRYARNRREAVLSSVWGVWPAGVAMLFMGSVMALLAGTYDITQVMSALGAPVLGLIILILATWTTNTINAYSAGIALTNLFQLPDSKRALATAIAGILGTVLAVAGIMNYFLNFLTILTSTIPPVAGVMIADYWVKKKGDPSKWFKYPGANWVGILSWLIGALVGIYLKIGIAPINAMVVSFVVYLGLISVVKQPQPVPSKK, via the coding sequence ATGAGTACTAAGAAAGGTGAAGATGTTTTTGAAAAATATGCATTAGAAGCTGTACCAAAGGAAAATCGTCAAAGTTGGCCGAGTATTGCTTTGATCTGGATTGGAACAATGATTTGTGTTCCGGCCTTGATGATGGGAGGAGCTTTAATAACCGGTTTGAATTTATTACATGCTCTGCTTGCTGGCATTATTGGCTATACCATTGTGGTAATTTATATGAGTTTTCAGGGAATGCAAGCAGCCGATTTAGGAAGACCGACAGTCAGCGCTGCCATTCCTTCTTTTGGTTTTAGCGGGTCTCGGGTTTTGATATCGTTGATCTTGGGAATTTCAACTTTGGGATGGTTTGGCGTACAAGCAAACGTTTGTGGTGCGGCTTTTAGCAGCGTATTGAATACATGGTTGGGTGTGAATTTTCCGGTTTGGCTTTCATCATTAATTTGGGGAGTTATCATGCTCAGTACTGCGATTATAGGGTTTAATGCAGTCAAGTATTTGAACTATATTGCCGTTCCAGCTTTGATCGCTCTGAGCGTATATGGAACCTATTCGTCTTTTGTAAAATACGGTTCTTCAATTCTTTCCTCCTATCAACCTCCTACTCCCTTTCCATTTGTTCAAGGAATTGCCCTGGCGGTGGGTACTTTTGCAGTAGGTGGTGTTATTGCTGGAGATTTTTCCCGTTATGCTCGAAATCGCCGAGAAGCGGTTCTTTCATCGGTGTGGGGTGTCTGGCCTGCCGGAGTTGCTATGCTTTTTATGGGCTCGGTTATGGCACTTTTAGCCGGTACTTATGATATTACTCAAGTCATGTCAGCTTTAGGGGCTCCGGTTTTGGGTTTAATTATTCTCATTTTAGCAACTTGGACAACTAATACCATCAATGCGTATTCGGCTGGTATAGCACTTACCAATTTGTTTCAGCTACCCGATTCAAAACGGGCCTTAGCCACTGCTATAGCAGGTATTTTAGGAACCGTGTTAGCCGTTGCTGGAATTATGAATTACTTTTTGAACTTTTTAACGATTTTAACCTCGACTATACCGCCAGTTGCCGGAGTCATGATTGCCGACTACTGGGTTAAGAAAAAAGGTGATCCCTCTAAATGGTTTAAATATCCGGGAGCCAATTGGGTGGGGATCCTATCCTGGCTAATTGGAGCACTGGTAGGTATATATCTTAAGATTGGCATTGCTCCAATCAATGCCATGGTTGTTTCCTTTGTTGTTTATCTTGGATTAATTTCAGTTGTTAAGCAACCTCAACCGGTTCCATCCAAAAAGTAA
- a CDS encoding aspartate/glutamate racemase family protein produces MKLKIIVPIITKLFEAETEKEVKQFLSPGTEIDVECIPYGSASIESAYDEAACAPGILHLAENAQKQGFDGVFIDCMGDPALAAARERLEIPVVGPGRTSILFAADLSHRFSVITVLESVVVLLENLAYEAGVGKKLASIRWVNIPVLELGDRSKLMNALVEESEKALCKDQAHALILGCTGMMGVADELSAELFKRGHRVPLIYPVSTALAYLEALVNLKLAQSKKTYQFPSNKERNLWERLGS; encoded by the coding sequence GTGAAACTTAAAATTATTGTACCAATAATTACCAAATTATTTGAGGCAGAAACCGAGAAAGAGGTGAAACAATTTTTGTCACCGGGGACAGAAATCGATGTAGAATGTATTCCTTATGGATCGGCTTCTATCGAATCAGCTTATGATGAGGCCGCCTGTGCGCCAGGAATTCTTCATTTAGCGGAAAATGCTCAAAAGCAAGGATTCGATGGCGTGTTTATTGATTGCATGGGGGATCCTGCACTGGCTGCAGCTCGAGAACGTTTAGAAATTCCGGTAGTAGGCCCAGGAAGAACCTCGATACTTTTTGCTGCTGATCTTTCCCACCGCTTCTCAGTGATTACTGTTTTGGAAAGTGTCGTTGTCTTACTGGAAAACTTGGCGTATGAAGCCGGTGTTGGGAAAAAATTGGCATCAATCCGATGGGTTAATATTCCGGTTCTTGAATTAGGCGATCGGAGTAAATTAATGAATGCACTGGTTGAAGAATCAGAAAAAGCACTTTGTAAAGACCAGGCTCATGCTCTTATTTTGGGTTGTACCGGTATGATGGGTGTTGCCGATGAACTTTCTGCGGAGCTTTTCAAGCGAGGGCATCGAGTTCCGTTGATTTATCCAGTATCTACCGCACTTGCCTATCTGGAAGCACTGGTTAATTTAAAGCTTGCTCAGAGCAAAAAAACCTATCAATTTCCTTCTAACAAAGAACGGAATCTATGGGAGCGGCTTGGTTCATAA